ATTAGGTTTATTCAGTGGATGTGGAGAAACAAAAGAAAGTACTCCTGCTAAAAAAGATGAAATTCAAAAAATTTCTATTCAAATTGATGGAGCAGCAGTTCCATATTATGCACCAATGTATATAGCTAAAGAAAAAGGATATTTTAAAGAGCAAGGTTTAGATGTAGATTTCTATTATGCTGCAGCAGCAGAAATTGTTAAAAACGTAGCTACAGGAAATGTTCAATTTGGTTTCCCTAATGCAGATTCTGTAATTCTTGCTAAATCACAAGGAATACCAGTAAAAGTTGTTAATACAACTTACCAACATGGACTTGGAGCTTTAATTTTCCAAAAGTCATCTGGAATAACTGAGCCAAAAGATTTAAAAGATAAAAAAATTGGGGTTACTAGCTTTGGAAGCCCTAACTATATTCAATTACAAGTTATGTTAGAAAAAGCAGGAATGAGTATTGATGATGTAAAAGTTGAAATAATTGGTACAGGAGCTATTGTAAATGCTTTAGTTAGTGGACAAGTAGATGCCATTATGTTCTCTATGCTTAGAACTATTGAATTAAAAAATCAAGGTGTAGATGTTGGTGAAATTCGTTCAGATGAATTTTTACCATCTCACGGAAATGTACTTATAGTTGGAGACAAATATCTAACTGAAAATAAAG
This Fusobacterium varium DNA region includes the following protein-coding sequences:
- a CDS encoding ABC transporter substrate-binding protein; this translates as MKKLFLILFSILTLGLFSGCGETKESTPAKKDEIQKISIQIDGAAVPYYAPMYIAKEKGYFKEQGLDVDFYYAAAAEIVKNVATGNVQFGFPNADSVILAKSQGIPVKVVNTTYQHGLGALIFQKSSGITEPKDLKDKKIGVTSFGSPNYIQLQVMLEKAGMSIDDVKVEIIGTGAIVNALVSGQVDAIMFSMLRTIELKNQGVDVGEIRSDEFLPSHGNVLIVGDKYLTENKDVVNKFNIALNKGIQYIIDGNTKEAVEMSVEKYAPSFKGREEIVTAILDEVFIPYLWQSENTKKNGLGYSDAERWSNSIKVLKEYGVIEKEIDAKELIGNIK